Sequence from the Sander lucioperca isolate FBNREF2018 chromosome 16, SLUC_FBN_1.2, whole genome shotgun sequence genome:
ACTGTATGTGCTACTAGAAAACATGTAATAAACTGTCCAACGGGTGTAAAATATTTGTAAATATATACAGAACATTCATTTTTCACCATAACTAATTACAATCCCAATACCACCTCATCAAATTGTTTAATTTTATCAAATCTACACTAAATTTACCTTTCAGTGCCTGTCAAACTTTTGGCCCAATTATTGTTTACTTTAATGAAATTACTTCCTCTTTTatattttactgaagtaacgTTGGCTCAACGCCTGGTTACATGTTGTAATGCATGTTGTGTAATATTCTACTTCCTTGATATTTTGGCACCTTTTTGATGTATCCGAAatacttatttttatttaaatcattGTTATCTCTGTCACAAAAATGCACTTTATTTGAGTTTGAAAAGTAACATATGTTCTCAACGGACTTCAGTTACTGCGCAAAGTTAGCTAGTTTGCTAACTTTAATGTGAGACAAAAGTAGTTTTTCGGTAACAACATAGTCTCGGAGAGAAATGTCAGCAAATGAATTACCTTTCTCTGCATCCTCCATTGTAACGTTACTGCTGAGCTTTGTTGTTTCTGGCAGTTTTTATGTTCAGTGTCTGCAGGTTGTTCACTTGGCTGCTTCAGATCGTCCTGCTCTCTCATGTTGCTGCCAGGAAGCTCGCCGTGCGGGGTGGGGTTCGCTGTGACGTCAGCACGCAGCAGTGTAAACAGAGGCAAGCACGTGGATCAAGTTTTACACCATCAACAAGTCTGAACTGCATGACGGCACGTCATTATTTGATTGTTCTTTTGACTGTACAACACAAATTTAAACATGTATATCTGTCATACCTCAGTTATACATAGTTGTATATAAAATGGTAGTGAAATTCTTCACACTTCCTCCAAGTTCTACACATGTAAAACAACAAAAGTGTTAAAGAGCTAGCTAGGCTATTTTGAAAATAATACAGAAATCCTTGTTAAGATATAGTCTTAGTTAACACATCATACATAGAAAAGTCTATTGCATACTACTCCCTagggctgtggagataggtctcgcaatgcgagactaatcaCATATAAACCTGCTtttggagagacagagacatttgTGGTGTGCCATATTTTATGTAGATTAAGTTTTAACCCATTGTAATTATATACAGAAGATACAATATCAATGAAAGGAATGTTTGGAATGCAGCTTTTACAtgcatatcattttttttaaattatttttgttgttgaatttaTATTATTGGATACATTTTTGTTAATGTCACATTTTCATGCTTGCTGTGCAAATCTGTTTCTATTTATCATTTTTGGTTTGGCTGTTGCCAATGACATAGCTCTGGAATTAAGTAAAACCAGTGGCTATGTTGTCAATCCAACatatctactgtatgttttgAAACATGTGTTGGAAACATTGGAACTTGAAGGCAATAATTTAGAGAGTTCCTACTGAACTGGACCATCAGGTTTTATTCCTGCACTATGGTGACATAACCGCCTGGTAGGAACCACGATTTATTACCTATAGCTGAAGGCATACCAGTGGCAGAAACTCCATCACTGATACCTTACTCATTTATTTCATACCTGAGAGAACAGTTTGACAGTCTTATTCAGTGCAGGGAAATTAAATTTGTCAAATGAATTAAGGTGTTCATGTCAAGTTGACAGCCAATGCTTGTGTGAGCTGGAGCAAGAAATAGATACACTAATTGTACACGGCGACATGCCTTATTACCACCTTGGCAATTTAACTATTATAGTGTGATACAACCCCCATCTTAATGTAATCAAAACCTGGGTCAAATCCCACTCTTGTTCACACACTGTGTGCAAAGCCCCTAATTGGACAGCACTGAAACTATACACCCAACTATGTCAAGCATCACATACACTCACAAAAAGAGAGAGGTGTTCACATGAAAGAGTGCCACCTGCTGGACCTGATCTTGACGACAGGGAACAAAAACTTGAGATAGATGTTAATATGTTAGAATACTTTACTCTGGGCTATAACATCACTGGTCTCTGAAAGATGCCAATTTCACATCTACGTGATCACAAATCACATGACTTTATAACTGTCACACAAGTTGTATTATTATCTTAtaactgtatttattcattattgAACACATATATCCTAGGATAATAAATAGAAACAGCAAATATAAACTATGATATCGTGGTGACATACACTCTATATTATGCTTGTAtgcatttgacaaaaaaagtttgCATTGAGTGTTAATATTAATGTAATGGAATAATAATAAGCAATTAAATATCACAATTCATTCACAcatctatatttatttatatataagatactttatatatctttatacttcatatatgtatatcttttgtaaatgaaataaacattcAACAAAGTAGGACTATAGATACACTACAAGTTCTTACAGAGTTCCTATAGAAATACTATAGGAATATTATGGTAACCCCGTTTAGCAAAGGGCTAAAGTGGGACACACAAGTCAGCATATGGGCTGAGAAGACAAGCAAAGTCCAAAAATGAAAAGCATGCGGAAAATGGGTGCAGCCTTCAAACACAAAAGACCCCTTGCTGATCAACAGATCCCCATCTTCCTTTAAAAGCCGCCCCCTCCCTCTCCAACCCCCCTTTCTCTGGTCGAGGTGCATTGTGGGGAGGAAAGTCGTTGCCATTCGACCTCTGCGGGGCCTGCGCGGACGCAGCGAGAACCCTGAAATTCATTATGCGTttaaaacctttatttatttccgCATAACCTAGATACTCTCACCGGGAGGGCCAAAGCGGAGAAAAGGAACGACGACGGTCCATCTCTTTAGGAAAATACATCGTtcaaatatattattttgtcGGAGAGTGATACTGTTGAGAAAGTGAAGATTCTAATATATATTAAGAAAAATGTCCGGTGAGAGAAACCGCAGGTCGCTGGCTTTCCGAGGAGGTGGATTAGCTGGGTTAACGGGTTCCAGCGGTATCGGTGGGGGTAACTGTAACAGCTGGGAGGCCCCGGCCTGTCAAGACCGACATTTTAACGGGAACAGGCAGGATCAAGAAGAGGACGGGGATCTGGGGGCTAAAGGATCATCGCAGAAGAGAGTGGAGAGCGCTGGGTCTGTCAGCGATAGCACGGAACCCGAGgcggaggaagaagaggaccCGGAAGAGGGCAGCTGGGCAGCTGGGGACGGCGACGATGGTGTCGGCTCGGTGGAAGGGGAGGACGGGTCCAGGGAGGGGAATAGCTTGACAGAGGGGAACGGTCCCAGCAACGTTGACGGCCAGGAGTCGGGAAGCGGGTCGACTGGAGGCGAGACTGGATCCAGGAAATCTGGAGTAGAGATGAGACCGCAGACGTTGCTTCAAAAACACTCATTATTCCATGCTTCGTGGTTGCAAGAATTTCCATGGTTAAAATTTTGCCAGGAGACGGGACTTATGTCCTGTTCTTGGTGTCACAACATTGCCACTAAAAACAGCGACGAGCTTGTCAAAGGCAGTCGCAGCTACAAACGGGCCTTGCTGCTGAGACATCACCTGTCTTCTGAGCACGGGAGAAATGACCCCACCAAACAGGTAACCTTAGCTCAAGTCCATGAAGATTTCGCTTCGTTACCGACGTAACATGAAATAGCTGTCACACATTTGTCATACCCTGTCATCTGTCTTGTTTGTCATTAATAACGACAGTTTCTACAACTTCGAAAACATAACGACGGTGAAAATAGGCTATTACCTAGCTAAGCTTAACAGTCCCTTATCCAGGCTGATTAGCTAGCACCAGCCTGCTAACCTGAGCTAACAACTAGCCTAGCCAACCAGCCGCTTGTAGCTCCTCTGTAGCCGGAGGTAGATGGGCAGTGACGGGGGTGGAAAGCCCCTAGCGAGGCTAGTGTCGACTAACTAGCTAGTACTTAATGGCAAAACACACTGAGCCACTTTCAGCGTGAATGACACGAATCTCTCCGATTCAGTTAACGTCCAAAATGTGTCTCTGCCCACTCATCAGTCAAGTTACACGCACAGACCTGCTCCTGTATGACACCTGCTAGCTACTATCACATAGGAGGCTGTTCCTTTTAGAATGAATGATTCATTGTATGTTACAAATAACTTTTGACCATTTTGAACTGCTTATAAAGTATTAACAACTAATGGACAGTGTTAGTGTTGTAGAATACTTTTTTATGCACACTGTACAGCAACCCCTTTTTTTGCATCAGCAGCTGTCTTGATTGCTAGCTTGCTAGAGGTCACACAATGGCAAGGGCTCGACCCTAGCTGCCTTTGGGGAACCGCACCCCTACCcaacccccctcctcctttctctcATCATGCAGTTCTGCTGGCTCGCAGTCCCGGGTGACCTCTGGCGcatttcttcctcctccacctcctcctccctttgGGGAGCTAAATTAGAGGCATTGTGCTAGAATGACCCCCCGAAATCCATAGATGGTGTCACTTGCAGGGCTGGACAAGAGGAGGAGAGTAAATAACGTTGCTTAGAGCCTGACAGCTTGCCTGGCCCATTTGAATAGGCATGAATGAGTGAAATAGACGTCAGTAAATAGAAAGACACGGCATCAcctgacactgtcatgaacatatTTCTGGATTAATGGGTGCTAATGTTATACTTTTGGGGCATATTTTTATGATTTAAGGCCTCATTCTGTATGCACCACACTGAAACCATATTGGAAAGTTGCACCTCCTTAATGTGATTGGCATATATAGACCATATGGTTAGCCTAAGCTTGAGGTAGGTATAAAGTTGGTGACAGTATCCCTATATTGAATGCTTATAATCCAAAATAACCAAGCCACTTTAGTGAAGTATGTCTTTATTGACGCGCACAAGGTATTTTTATTGGttcattatttttattgcaGTGTAGACAACATTTCTACTCCTTCAGAGACCTCATAAAAACAGGGAGTGCATATTTACCCCAACAATCTAGTGTCAAAGGGCATTTCTCTCATCAATcctattttgaaaaaaacttaatGTTACTTTCTCCTCCAACGTCCTTTTCTGACAATGGTCTGGGCTATCAGAGGAATTAAGATTGGGCTGCTATTTGACTCTAATTTGTAAGCGAAGAGGATTGCACTACTACATTTAGTTACTTCCTTTGCACATGCAATCACTAATCAGAATGACTTAAAGTGATCCACTCTTGTACACATCTCTAATTGGTAATGAGGGCAGTAAGGGTGGATTAGGGGCTTGCTGTGGCTTTTCCTTAGCAACAGGGACCCCAGACACTGTACTGAGACGTTATCcaggccatttccacatgtagAATAGAGCTGGGACGATAGGTCCCAGTGCTGCATTATTGGAAATGAttcaattcatattttattgaattattttttgtgGTTTTGATGTTCCTCATAAGATTTTTCTCTTATGACTGCCTTTTGAATAAAACTGTAATGCTCTTCATATATGCAGTACTGTTGAAATAATGAGCAGCAGTGACTGTTAAGCAAGGTGGCATTGTGCAGCAGTACATTAAAGGAGAATTATGGTGTTATGAGGCAACGTCTTGTTCTATTCACCCATTCCTGACGTTAGTCAGGCCTCTGCTGCATTCGTTAAAGCTAACTCGATTAGCCCTAGCACACCAGGGCAGCTGTGGTAAATGTGGGTCTCCTTGGAGAAGGGGGCCGTTGTCCTTAATTCTCTAGATGCTGTCTTGTGCTCAGATTGTTCCCCATTCTCTCTGGTAAAAGGTTAACATGAGGCAAAAGTAGGCCATTGTTTCCCTTAGATTAAATACGAGATCACATATCTAGGACCTACATGAATACAAGTCAATTTTCTTCTCTAGTAACTGTTTTTTCCTTTGTCCACAAATTGGTAAAAGGTTTCTGTGTTAAACCCACATTGGTAGTCGTAGGACTAATCATATGTTGTCATCACGTACAGAGATTCTATTCTACAACTAAGTTTCATATAACTAATACTGAAAGCTGTATATTTTTATTACACTGTACATGTAAAAGCCCAGCTAGGGACGAGAGTTGAAAATTAACAATAGCTATAAATTGGATATATTGGATCGTCcctataaaataaaatctaattCCCAGGGGGGAATTTCAGATATGCGGGACCTGTACAAGTCATTTCACCTCCTCATTTTAGTTGAGACAAACATCACACTCATTGTTGAGAGTGAGTCTCCCCCAATGGGAAAGGGGACCCACCCTTAGCGGTCTGGTGTCTGCCAAATAGATGGGTGGTTTATTAGGGGCCACAGGTCAGGGGAATGGGGTGGGGTGGAGCCAGAGGGAGAATTCTTCTTGTTGAATACGTTAgtgactcccccccccccccaatctctGCCTCCTCTGTCAGGGCATTGTTAGGAGGCCGGGAGACACTCGTTGCAGCACTCCCACACCTTGGGCCAAACGCACACTGCAGTATTGTTCTAGCATCTGGGGACAGACGGGTTgggtgaggagggggggggttgAGGGAAGGATACAGTAAATGTAGGGAGTTAGGAGAGGACCGGTGAAGATGGCCTCAGGGCTGGGCTGGTCATGGGACTGGATTGATGGTGGTGGGGGTAGACGAGTCAGGAGATGGGGGCAAACTTGTGcgtaaaaagtaaacaaaaactGGCTACAGTGGGTCATTATGTTGCGTCGGGACAGTGCTGTATCCCATAATCTGTTAGAGGTGTGTATGACTGAGGCCGGTGCTTCAATAAGCGTGGATTTATGACCATCTTGGTTTGTTTAATCCACCTGTAAATCAGTTCTTATTGGCCATTCACTGTAGATTTTAAAGCATCCATGTTAGACCTAGATCAAAGGATCTTTCTTTCCCAGCGCTCTTTTGGATTCTCTTGCACTCTCATTCTTCCACCCCTGCCATCTCTGGCTCAAATAAAAACCTAGCCACGTCACAACTCGGGGAGGTTGATATTGTCCCCACATTCTCCCTTGGCTTAGGCTGGTTTTGCCTCTAGCATCTGCTGTGCAGGGTTGGTCTGCTGCTTCTCTAAGCTCCCAGCTCACACGTGGCACATCtggagagatgatgatgatgatgctgctgctgctgaggccAGTATGGAGCAACTTATCCAGTACCAGGCTGTCCTAGTCTGACtccaataaacacacacacacacacacacacacacacacacacacactcacgcacactcTCGTATCAGAACTGCCAGGCAATTCTTACCAGTCTTGCTATTTGTGATGGATAAAAGCTGTGAGTAGTCATGGGGTTTTGGGGTAGGATGGCCAGTTAGTCGAAATGATAAAATAGGTCAACAAATTCCCAGGTACTAGGAGTCTGAGAGCGCTTGTTTATTTACAGCATCTCTAACATAttggctctttttttctgtccaaCCCTCACCGACTTCtgactgtaaatatgtttatcTTCCGGTTAGCCCATCAAGTTGAAAGCttgtttggtctagacctatcAAAAGAGGAGAGCAATGGACAAAAACAAAGCAGAAACAACTGTATGCAATCTAACTTGGATGCATATCCAACACCCCTTGTTGTGATGGGACTCCTGCCCTTTACCACACCAATATATTTCACAACAGTACTGAACATGATGACCATGCCTCTGCAGAGGCTTTAATGTGTATACCATGGAATattcttttctcctctctccccaTCCTCTTCGGCTCACCCACACGCACCCTGGCTCCTTTCTTTGCTTGCGAGTGGGAGATGCTGTGTAATAAGAGAGTGAGTGCCGAAACCTTTCACAAAGGCCTACAGTGAGTGGACAATGAGCCTCAGGGAGAACACAGGCTATTGTGAAGGCTAAAATGGGGTGACCCAAGTCGCGCTGGCTTTCCGTCCCCCTCTGCTCCACATTTTCTCCTCCGCCCTTTTTCTCGAGGCTCAAGGTCTCGTTCTCTCAATCTCTGCCTCACGCTCACTCGTTTTCTTTGTGCGTGTGTCATTAGGCCTTTCTCTTTTATGCTCCAACCATTTCTCATCttcttttcacacttttttataTAGCTGTGATTCTACTTTTTTTCCTCTATCAGAACTGTACAATTCTGCTCTCTTGTCATCTATTATTTTTTGTCCTTTTATTTCTTCTAGCCTGCAAAGTACATCCTGCATCGTACATCACCCCCTTCTCTATCTCTACCTCATTTTGCCTCTGATTTCATTCCATCCcgtctctcttcatctctcccCCTCCAGCTGTGACAGAGGATGATAAGCCCCCCTATACTATCCTGTGTGCCCAGGCTGCCCTGGACAAGCGCTGCAGTGTGGAGGGAGTAGGGGTGGGGGCTGGGTGTGGGGACCTCAGAGAAATGGATTTAATCTGAATTACTCAAGCTGAAACCccagctgtgtgtatgtgtaggcAGCTTGGTTTCTGTGTGGTTTgttgtgtgtacatgcatgtgtgcgCAGCAGAGATGGTGGTGGGCGGGGGCAAAAGTGCAGAGCTCTAGCAATGTGAATTATTCTGGATTAGGACATCTGCTGTGCAATTCTAAAATGATCCGTAGATGTATGCTGCTGCGTGTGAGTTAAGTGTAAAACTGTAATGTAGAGTTCTACACATGCAGGGTGTGTacatgcatttttgttttgtattgggCTGTGTATTCTGTCTATGTGCATATGTAAGCGCATGCATACACTCATGTATAAACTCCACCTCTTCTCTGCTCCGTACCAGGCTGGCCCTTTGCCCTGTTAAGGGGGAGCAGGGAAGGGGGAGTTTGGCTGTTACAGGGTAGTTCTATGCTTCTGCCAGTTTCCCTCCCATCCTACAGCCACGTTGTGTCCTGCTTTGGACACTCGTCAGCCCTTCTCCAGGTCTAATTACGGCCCGTTTTACATCTAGCATCCAAGTAAAGTAAGATCATTTTATTGTACAGAAGCTACTGTAaatttgtgtaaaatgttgAATCTTAGCTTTTGGCCAAATTGGAAAGTGTATTCATTAATCAtgacaaaataaacatctgtcTTTTTCCAAAACCAAGACATTGTGATGCTAATTTTTCCACTGAGTGAAGCACAGCTACAAGATATTTTGTCTTTTGAGTAAGAGGTGTCACTGTTGTGGTTTATACATTTGATTGACTGAAAATGTTCATCCTACTATTACTATAGCTGTGCTCTCTTAGTCTAAGTTTGGACATATTCTCTTGGGTTgttgaaatacattttggaaaatgtggGAAATTATTAgactaattaaaatataaatagcaGAGCCGCCTTGTGGGAAAGTCTCCAGCAAATCAACTCATTACAATGGCTTATGGAAAGCACTGAACATCGCagtttaataaaatgtaattgtacAATATATGGTATGGCTTTCTACTTCTGCATTACTACAAAAGGAAAATACTTTTCGATTTTTATGTTAAATTTATGTATTTTAGGGTTTATTAATCTATCATTGTGCCTTGCATGATATGTTTTGTGTTAGGACTCGTGGAGGTTTAATGGTCAAAAATAATTGATTATGGGGCGAGGTAATACTACCCAGCCTTAAAGTAAAACGCCTTTCATTGCCTCTTTTCCACCTCCTCTGTGACAGAAACCTGTTGAACCTGTTTCACCCCTAGGGCAGGTGCAAACCCCGAGGGTGTATGTCTGTGGGTATTTATTGTAGAGACAAAGTTACAGGAAGGGAAAATATATTTGCCTCTACCTGCGTTGGACCTTGCTTTTGCATATTACTTGTGAGAACACAAATCTTaagtcatttttctttttcttctctttcacgTAAAGGAGACAATGAGGCCGTCAGGAAACACCAGCCCCTCCACTAACTGCTCAGAGGAAGACTATCGCAACAAGCCCAATGAGAACTCCTACTGTTACCAGCTTCTCCAGGAGCTGGACAAGCAACGCAAAAGTGGCATCCTCTGTGACGTCAACATAGTCGTCTCAGGCCAGGTGTTCCGTGCACACAAGAACATCCTGGTGGCGGGCAGCCGCTATTTCAAAACCCTCTACTGTCTGACCAAGAGCGAGGACCAGGACCAGGCCACGGTCACACACCTGGATGTTGCTGCTGTGCAGGGCTTCTCTGTTATCCTCGACTTTCTCTACTCTGGGAATCTGCTGCTCACAAGCCAAAATGCCATTGAGGTGATGTCTGTTGCTAGTTACCTCCAGATGACAGAGGTTGTACATTCATGTAGGGCTTTTATAAAGGATGCCCTGAATATCAGCATCAAGCAGGAGGCTCCGGATTCAGTGGTGGTGGACTACAACAAGAGGCAGATGGTGTCCAAAGAGGGACCGAGGGGCCTGGACCGCAAGCCAAGCAACTTCTGGGCCACAAGCATCCTGTCAAAGCTGTCGATCAAGGCCAGCAACAATCAAGGAAAGGAAGCAATGGAGGAAGAAGACGAAGGTGGCAGGGTGAAGGAGGAGACCAGCGATATAGAGGTGACAGTGGTTGGGGGTGCGGGCTGTGCCCTGGTGACCCCAGGAGCCTCTGGTAACTGGACCCACCACAATGACAACTCGTCTGATTCAGCAGAGACCAATGAAACGCGGTCGGCGAGTGGCCAGGTGCAGGTATTCGTCTGGAACGAGCCAGCCACAGGTGGCGCTGCAGCAGCACCCGCAGCAATAAAGCGAGAAGCACGGGATGCTGCGGCAGGAAGCGGCCGGAGGAAAAAACAGACCACCACACGGCGTTTTGTGTACAACTTTCCACCAGAGCCTGAAGAGGGATTTGACGAGGGGATGTTCATCCAGCCCTCGGCCTCCTACCCCAGAGAGgacttctcctccctctccgaAAATGCTGGTATGACACACATTTGTACCTCTAAACACACTTCACACACTTGCCACCCCGAGTCCTTCCCCCTATAATATATGAATAGCTTTCACCGTTACctcatgaatttcttattcctATTAGTCACACTGTATACTCACTGTAAGTAAAAGGAAGCGGCTCCATTTTTAAGGTAGAGAGGTGCATGCATAATTTCTTCTGTGACATATAATCACTTGGATGTAAAATCTGCATCTATGATATCGAAATAAACATTTTCCTACACAATATTTGGAAAGCTCTGTTAAGACACAATAATCAGGGCGCTATATTGCATTTTATGCATCAGTTTAGAGCGTTCATCTGAAATTCTTCATTGGCCATAAGATCCTAAAGGAATCACAATAATGTGAGAGAAATGCAGTATAAATTATCAGCCTTTTAAAAAGTTGGAATTTACAATAGAAGTCATaagtatttaaaatgaaattctGTAGGTCTGAACAATGCTTGTCCCCACACCATGTATTTGTAATGATTAACCCACCAGGGGGTCAGTGGGGCTGAAGAGGATAACCTTGATAGGTCACATGGCTTCAGTATTTGATCCTCTTTTTGTTCTCTTCCAGCCTGTAAAATTTTGCAACATTTTAGTACTGGATATTAGCACCTTATTACTTGGGGGGGCAGCATTGCCTCATTTATATAAATGATCTGTCACCATATAGTGACGTATTTAATCATGTCACACCGATGATCACCTATTCTATGCTAATAAGCTAAGCTGTGGCCGCCTGCAGTGGGAAACGCAGGCATGATCACTAGTTTACATGATCAAATTATTGATCGCACATCACACAAAAGTATGGATTTTCAGCTTTCCATCAATGTCCTGCTGTGAAACCTAACAGGATATTTGCTTTTCAAGCTTTTAACCTGCTGTGCACAGCCAATAAGTGAGTCACTCCCAGCCATGATCTCCACTAATCACTCCAGAGCAAGGGGCTTGTGAAAGTTACGCCCACCTGGACTGCTTTGTGTTCCCACATTGCTGCTGAGActtgttttaaagaaaagataagGGGTTTTATCTAATTCAATGACTTTGAAGCAATTTAATGGTTCAGATCAATATGCTATATTTTATGGaggaaaataatgaaatatcaCTATTTAAAGTGAGTTGGAGAGAGAATTAACTATCCTAAAAAACGAGCTATATGCTGTGGTTGGCAACAACGTTAAATCCCTATGAACTTTCGCTCATTCAATAAATTTTTCAATCTCGCTTGATAAAACTTTCAtcttctccctttctctttacCCTTTGATACCTTCCCCTTTCTGTCTCTTAATCTATCCATCGCTCCATCCATCCGGTCCACATACAGTGTAGCGCTCTTAGTAATCTCTTCTTTCAGCTGCAGCCTTCTCCTTCTGTTGGCCCCATTAAGCTTGGCACTCCATGTAACCATAATTATATCACATATTAAGTGGAGTGGTATGGAGGGGGGGTTGGGGGATGTGTGAGGCACAACGTGTgtgtagaaagagagagagagaaaactacATTTTGTGTGCGTGAGAAAGGGAGAGGAGCCCTCCCTTATGCAGGAAAATGAAGAAAGCAGGGGAAACATATCTTCCCCCAGGCCTCCCTAAATGCACTTGAATGCTCTTAGTGCCTCCAACTCCTCCTATGGCTCTTCTTAATGTGTGCACAAAGTGATCCATGGTGTTGTAATAGCCTAGAGAGACGCTCACTTAAAGACTGAGTTTGTctgcatgtgtgctgactcTTCTCTTCATGTATCTTTGTTGTTTAGCTCCATGTCTCTGCTTAATGTATACTACGTTTCCAAATAAAGATATGGTTAAGACTTCAAGTATGCTGTTAGTCACAGTAAAAGGTTGCAAGGCAACTGTTTACCCTTAAATGATAGTTTTGTGTTCGACATTCATACAGTATACtccagaggtgggacaaagtcattgttatgcaagtcacaagtaagtctcaagtctttgccctcgagtcccgagtcaaagatgaggcaagccccgagtcgagtcacaagtcaaagccaacaagtctcaagtcgagtccaaagtcctaccattttagtttcgagtcatttcaagtcctcttaccacagaaataaaatgtatacaaatcatgtatgtctgtaagatttgtatttatttaaag
This genomic interval carries:
- the zbtb10 gene encoding zinc finger and BTB domain-containing protein 10 isoform X2, with amino-acid sequence MSGERNRRSLAFRGGGLAGLTGSSGIGGGNCNSWEAPACQDRHFNGNRQDQEEDGDLGAKGSSQKRVESAGSVSDSTEPEAEEEEDPEEGSWAAGDGDDGVGSVEGEDGSREGNSLTEGNGPSNVDGQESGSGSTGGETGSRKSGVEMRPQTLLQKHSLFHASWLQEFPWLKFCQETGLMSCSWCHNIATKNSDELVKGSRSYKRALLLRHHLSSEHGRNDPTKQETMRPSGNTSPSTNCSEEDYRNKPNENSYCYQLLQELDKQRKSGILCDVNIVVSGQVFRAHKNILVAGSRYFKTLYCLTKSEDQDQATVTHLDVAAVQGFSVILDFLYSGNLLLTSQNAIEVMSVASYLQMTEVVHSCRAFIKDALNISIKQEAPDSVVVDYNKRQMVSKEGPRGLDRKPSNFWATSILSKLSIKASNNQGKEAMEEEDEGGRVKEETSDIEVTVVGGAGCALVTPGASGNWTHHNDNSSDSAETNETRSASGQVQVFVWNEPATGGAAAAPAAIKREARDAAAGSGRRKKQTTTRRFVYNFPPEPEEGFDEGMFIQPSASYPREDFSSLSENAGESSHLALNKLKCPHCNYIAKHRRTLKRHLIIHSGVRSFSCDICGKLFTRREHVKRHSLVHKKDKKYKCMVCKKIFMLAASVGIRHGSRRYGVCADCADSHQATQEGLEAMEGMEFPRDEDFEGEEGEDLEGEEPNDNDQSNWGEGNAGAAPEED
- the zbtb10 gene encoding zinc finger and BTB domain-containing protein 10 isoform X1, translated to MSGERNRRSLAFRGGGLAGLTGSSGIGGGNCNSWEAPACQDRHFNGNRQDQEEDGDLGAKGSSQKRVESAGSVSDSTEPEAEEEEDPEEGSWAAGDGDDGVGSVEGEDGSREGNSLTEGNGPSNVDGQESGSGSTGGETGSRKSGVEMRPQTLLQKHSLFHASWLQEFPWLKFCQETGLMSCSWCHNIATKNSDELVKGSRSYKRALLLRHHLSSEHGRNDPTKQETMRPSGNTSPSTNCSEEDYRNKPNENSYCYQLLQELDKQRKSGILCDVNIVVSGQVFRAHKNILVAGSRYFKTLYCLTKSEDQDQATVTHLDVAAVQGFSVILDFLYSGNLLLTSQNAIEVMSVASYLQMTEVVHSCRAFIKDALNISIKQEAPDSVVVDYNKRQMVSKEGPRGLDRKPSNFWATSILSKLSIKASNNQGKEAMEEEDEGGRVKEETSDIEVTVVGGAGCALVTPGASGNWTHHNDNSSDSAETNETRSASGQVQVFVWNEPATGGAAAAPAAIKREARDAAAGSGRRKKQTTTRRFVYNFPPEPEEGFDEGMFIQPSASYPREDFSSLSENAELANQIQYSIIQDLQQGESWENGESSHLALNKLKCPHCNYIAKHRRTLKRHLIIHSGVRSFSCDICGKLFTRREHVKRHSLVHKKDKKYKCMVCKKIFMLAASVGIRHGSRRYGVCADCADSHQATQEGLEAMEGMEFPRDEDFEGEEGEDLEGEEPNDNDQSNWGEGNAGAAPEED